In the Onychostoma macrolepis isolate SWU-2019 chromosome 08, ASM1243209v1, whole genome shotgun sequence genome, agtcggtttctgcaaataaaatgagttaactaaaaggtttgtgtattaacattgtatcagttaatgagatacggtttttcactgtaaatttaaacacttctgtaaatcctaaaatttagctaccgtatttttcacggtaaaattctggcaaccacagctgccggtatttttccgtaaatttaacagatttttttttacagtgcagtagtAGCTatagtttttatgttttgacTAACTTttgttatacagtaaatgaaaagGCAATGAGAACATATGGGAGTGATTTAGTTTAAATGCACTACACATTCACTGTTGGTAACTAATATTAATCTGTTGTAGTTCTTACTCAGCTACATTTTGATATccatatattttgagaaatcAGTGAtacgctttaaaaaaaaatctcaaatgaAGTAAAATGTATTGTACCTTTCACAATATGCATTGTTTCAAAACATAAATTCCCCAAGGAGCTCAATCACAAACCTCACAGAGCTGAAGAATATGGACATGATGGCAGAGAACACTGACGTTAATGTGAAAGACAAGGAGAGACAGAGCAAAGACTATTCTAATAACTGTGAGTCATACCTGAAAGTACTGTATAAGCCTGTATTTATAACAGGCAGGCTTAGTGAAATATTCTCTTTTAACGTTCTAGTGGTCTGTTCTTCTTTTCTTGTCAATGCTGAGAACCCATCAGTGCCAATAAAAGAAGCCAGTATTTTAGATGACACTGATATATTCTATGCTGCATATGACACTGCAAAAAGTTATGGCATTAAGTAACAGTAATTATAAGCTTAGAGTGTTGTTCTGTGTGATAAGTGAATATTTCAAATCTTTCATCTGAGTAACAGAGTGAATATGatgaaaaagcataatttatgtttttgaacaaatctattTCTTATGTAATGGACATTGTACAACTACCGAGTCATGATTCATACCATAAACTTATGGCATTGTGAAATATTCTCTTTCATCAGTCCTGtgtctcttcttttttttgtagtCTGTTTCAAAAACACATCAATGCCAATAACAGATGACTCGGTGTTTAAATGTTGGTGTCATGGTGAGTGAATGTGTATCTCAAGTCCTTCATCCTTCAGTTTGCTATATACTTGAAAAGGCATTTGTTCTATATCTCAAATCCTCTGTTACAGAATGAATATGatagggttaaaaaaaaaacgtattttaaaaacttaatgACTAGTTTAATTTGCATTCAGTAATATTTTGGTAATaatcatcaaaaatataaatgaaaatataaatgatattttaatatctcAAGTCTTTCATCCTTCAGTTATAAAACTGATATGTTGGAAAGGCATGTTATAAACACTATTGATGCAACATTGTCACAATTTGCATTCAGTAatatctttaattaaaaattttcacGCAGAGGTTTTCATACCAAACCAAAGACCAGAGAGATGCAGTCCAGGATCGGATGAGACACCATCTGGTAAGTGTGAGTATTCAAATGACCAAACACTTCACTTAAACTGAGTATAAAGTGTTGCTTATCATTAACAATAAAAGCTGCCAGTGATCCTGAAACTAAACCTCACAGGGTTTTATGTATTAGATTAATCactcataattttaaataaagacaaaaaagttAATTCGAATGCTTTCCTTCACAGCATCTGAAAGAAACTCTATCAGCTCCATCGATTCATTTGACTCAGGATATGATTCAAAAAGATGCACACGCATTTTCGCCATCTCTGAATTTGATGAATGTAACAAACAAAATCCTTTATGAACTTCGAACAAGACCAGCAGGACAGACATTAGCCACTGCTAAAGTTTCAATGTCCACAGGTGACACTCCAAATATCCGAACAATGACCAGCCATGAATTGGTTTGTGATTCAGTCAGAATTATTTGGAAAGATCACTTATACACTCTGAAACATTCAGAATAGTTTCTCAATCGATCAACAGTAACAAAGTACATTACCCTGATCAGatttgtgaaattatattcatttatgaATATCCATGATATGACTATGAATATCCCtgaatttatctttatttatcaTTAGATCAGCTAAgcattatataatttttgtgaacATTATTAAAGTTGTAAAGAGATGTCAGTAAGAGCATAAACTATACCTCACATTTCACACTGGGGTCATATTGTCATTTATAAGTTCTACTAAAGTCAAGGCTTAGTTCTTGAAAATTATGTCATGTGATTTTCATCCAGTAGACTGAAAAGGAATATATTGCTATGACAAATATCTAAAAACGTGCATACAGGCATCTGAAGTGAAACATTGCTAGAGCTTGCAATGTAGATCATGCTGCAcgtcacacacaaacaccctTCTGTTGTAAAGACCTTGTTTTACCTGTTGTGCTATTATAGAAAGTATCTGTTGTaactatctgtttttttttatgtatgtatatactgtatgttttgtcCACTGAATGTCCAAGCAATTGTCCAAGTTTGgggattttgtttttaaaaaaacatcaatgtttttgaacagcttgtgtattttatacagtactttattaaatgaaatgcattttgtaATGCATGTTTAAATTCATCTTGAGGTCAAAGAATTATTTTCAGTGTAAAAGTCTTTATCTTgactatattatttaaaaaataaacactacaAACTAATCATGCTTGTGTGACTGATTTGAACAAGCGCAACCAGAGCTCACTGACAGCTTTGATGTAGACGTTGTGTTTGAAATGTAGTTTCAGTGGCATAAATGTCAAATCTACATAACACATATTTCATTATTCAGAACAAAATGTCTAGAGTTTCATACAGGTTTCGTAGGGAAGTGAATTCAGCCTCTGAACAGCTCATGTGTATCATCAAGGTTTCTATAACAATTGTTCAAGCATGTcctcttttatattttaaaagattttacaTAATTCTGTGACATTTTCTTCAACCAAGAACCAAAATGAACACTGTAAcatagaaatgtataattttatagtaTTATTAACCTGCAGTTAATTGTCTTGTCTTGAAAGTGGTTACTTGTCTTTAAAGAGACACAATAGGCTTATACAGGAGATCACAAGTATATAGGAGACTTTTTTATTCACCTGATGCTTactattttttgcagtgcattgtgggagGTTTGAGGGAGCAAACTTGGAATGCGTGATATCAAACTTTTAAATACAGTACAGATACTTTTTCTTACAATTGTATTGATACGATAccaaatatttcttaaataggtatgtgatatttcaaaataaaatagatagaatagatcCTTTTGTTTGGCACTGCATGCGCCCTGTTAGTCCAGTATTGGTCCAATGAGGGGATGCACTGTCATAAGAGAAATaagtttgtttttgcatttatttgcatttcctTCTAGCTTGTTGCTTGACCGAGTCAAAGCACTTCTTTTAGTAGAATGGTGTGAATCGTGCAATAAAAGCCAGGTAAGAcattttatattactttatttaacaGATACAAAATCCTTCCATACGTAAATATTATTTGAGCATAATTCCATCAATGAATTCCTACCGGTAAAAGCTAGCTTTGTCTTTTATAACTTGAACTGACATGAAAAGTTTACAAGAAACCTTTAATGTGAGTTTGGTttgataaaattacaaaatcatTGTTTTGGGGAGTTAGGTTTAATAAAGAGTCAAAGTTTGTATGGAGTCATAATTGTTCCCTCACTTGATATACATCCAGTATGGATTTGTTGATTTCAATAAGGCCTGTgtgcagttgtttttatttgttgctttatttattattttttattatgcattattcaTATGCCTCTATTCTTTTACCTAATCAAGGGTTTACGGGGTGATAGGGAAGATATTAGATTTGGAGCTCAAAAGCTGCTGGCTGGACAGAGCAGCCAGAGAAGCGGCAGTAACCCAGCAGTCAGGATCACAGCCATTTGACcactttaatcaggataaagcTGCTTATAACATTAATCATGTAAAAGAACAGATCCTTAGATGCACAATAGCAGAATAATGTATTTCCTTGCAAACTGcgttacatttaaatggctggttagcattcACTAGAGCAGTTTGCAGCACGCTTTCAGAGTTTCTCTGAAGCCCTCCACCTTCctcagctccacctgtatagatctgctacatgttattattatatatgctatttgtgcagcagcagtatgccttaaatacttaaatatgCTTGTGAACTGCAGTGCCTGACTGGTGAATGATTCACTTGATTGAGTCGGTTCTATTAAAAAATCAGTCAAACTTGTTAGTCTAAATCAGTTTGCAATTCAGTTATGCACACATTAATTATTTGGAGCAGTAAATatgaatatgcaatatgaacacaaagtgcaaaaaaaaaaagaaaaaaaagaaaagctggATAAAGTGGAATATtgaattaacattaattaaaaactaaatctgAAATCTATCATTTGCAAAAGATCAAGAAGGTCTTTGTTGGGAGCAGCACTTGCAATTTGTGAACGGCTCACGGCACACAAgactaaacaaaataatcaaaaaacaaaacagaacacaGTCCTACCAAAAATTACCATGcatctttaaaaacagaaatcacCAAAGGAGCTGGGTCACAGGCTTCCTGCTATGGCAAAAAAGACCAGACAGAGCAAAGACTCTCTTTTAGACTGTGAGTCATGCTATACATACAAGTAAACCtgtacatatttacaaaaataatatcaaaataatctCTTTCATCACTCTTACTGTATGTCTCTTCTTTTCTAGTCAGTGATGATGACACATTAATGTCAACAAAAGATGCCAGACTGTCAGATGACTCTGAGATTTTACATTCTGCATGTTCAACATCTGAATGTGGTGGGTATGGcactgtgaaataaaataacattatatatgcaATTAGTAATTATAAGCTCAGAGTGTTTGTTATAAGTGGTGAATGTGTATTTTAAGTTCTTCATCTTAGTTACAGAACTGATATGCTGAAAAggcatatttttcaaaaattattgGCACAatgacaaattatttatttatttatgaatgtttttgtaataattaaCAGACAATATGAATGCAAACCAAAAACAGGAGAAATGCAGTGCAGGAGGGAATGAGAGAACATTCCATAAAAAGTGTGAATATAACTCATGCTTAACAACATACATTATAGACTGCCACATAATCCTGAAACTAAACTTCACAGGGT is a window encoding:
- the zgc:194007 gene encoding uncharacterized protein zgc:194007 isoform X1, translated to MDMMAENTDVNVKDKERQSKDYSNNFCFKNTSMPITDDSVFKCWCHEVFIPNQRPERCSPGSDETPSGKSSERNSISSIDSFDSGYDSKRCTRIFAISEFDECNKQNPL
- the zgc:194007 gene encoding uncharacterized protein zgc:194007 isoform X2; amino-acid sequence: MDMMAENTDVNVKDKERQSKDYSNNFCFKNTSMPITDDSVFKCWCHEVFIPNQRPERCSPGSDETPSASERNSISSIDSFDSGYDSKRCTRIFAISEFDECNKQNPL